From Paenibacillus sp. PK3_47, the proteins below share one genomic window:
- the nagA gene encoding N-acetylglucosamine-6-phosphate deacetylase — MAEINIAAGELLYGKVLTPQGLIEAGVIAVSDEAILYAGEAAWLPEAYAHWPSAAKEQGGYLIPGFVDVHVHGGNGHDFMYCDSQSLDSITGFHASQGTTTMLATTMTAAKGDIDRVLAEVNAYRSRTMRFAQLAGVHLEGPFISPKWPGAQNPGHIVPANTGWLMEWEQRYPGLIRQVTLAPEREGALEAITWLRKHGITAALGHTDATFEEVIAAADAGLNQAVHMFNAMTPLHHRKPGTAGAVLFDERIRAEIIADGIHVHPAAVQLVTRLKSSNLLLITDAMSAAGLPDGEYAIGDLPVLVKDGVATLKDNPEALAGSTLTMIRGFRYLVREVGLSLEEASRAASMTPALSLGLDRSIGSLEAGKRADILHLDDELQLRGVWICGRRLDR; from the coding sequence ATGGCTGAAATAAATATTGCAGCAGGCGAGCTGCTTTACGGCAAGGTGCTTACCCCGCAAGGGCTGATTGAAGCGGGTGTCATCGCCGTATCGGATGAAGCCATCCTCTATGCCGGTGAAGCCGCCTGGCTGCCGGAGGCTTATGCGCATTGGCCGTCCGCCGCAAAGGAGCAGGGCGGATATTTGATTCCCGGGTTTGTCGATGTGCATGTCCACGGCGGCAACGGACATGACTTCATGTACTGTGACAGCCAGTCGCTGGACAGCATCACCGGATTCCACGCCTCACAAGGAACAACCACCATGCTGGCCACTACGATGACGGCTGCCAAAGGAGATATTGACCGGGTCCTTGCAGAGGTGAATGCCTACCGCAGCCGTACGATGCGTTTTGCCCAATTGGCCGGCGTGCATCTGGAAGGCCCGTTTATCAGCCCGAAATGGCCGGGAGCCCAGAATCCGGGGCATATCGTTCCGGCCAATACGGGGTGGCTTATGGAATGGGAGCAGCGCTACCCCGGCTTGATCCGCCAGGTTACACTGGCACCTGAACGCGAAGGCGCGCTGGAGGCTATCACCTGGCTGCGCAAGCACGGCATTACGGCAGCGCTCGGTCATACCGATGCCACCTTCGAGGAGGTCATCGCCGCAGCCGATGCCGGTCTGAACCAGGCGGTGCATATGTTCAATGCCATGACTCCGCTGCATCACCGCAAGCCCGGGACTGCGGGTGCCGTGCTGTTTGATGAACGGATCCGCGCCGAAATTATTGCCGACGGCATTCATGTGCATCCGGCAGCGGTCCAGCTTGTTACCAGGCTCAAGAGCAGCAATCTGCTGCTCATTACCGATGCCATGTCTGCGGCCGGACTTCCTGACGGGGAATATGCAATCGGAGACCTGCCTGTCCTCGTCAAAGACGGAGTTGCAACACTGAAGGATAATCCTGAGGCGCTTGCCGGCAGTACACTGACCATGATCCGCGGCTTCCGGTACCTTGTCCGCGAAGTGGGGCTCAGTCTGGAGGAGGCTTCCCGTGCGGCGAGTATGACCCCCGCCCTTTCTCTTGGCCTGGATCGGAGCATCGGCTCTCTGGAAGCAGGCAAACGCGCCGATATTCTCCACCTGGATGATGAGCTTCAGCTGCGCGGAGTATGGATTTGCGGACGCCGGCTTGATAGGTAA
- a CDS encoding YhcN/YlaJ family sporulation lipoprotein, with the protein MLRSKISMSVSAALLLGMVSIAGCGTSSTPNGNQVETKNVRGEESGRIHVNSAQDNNFSSMKMSQGLADRIAAMPEVRTANVMLVGKNAYVAVQLVHAQGGVQANNNSIRSKSLGGENFTADGMTGSGRPMQGMDTGNMNGTGSAAAGDTGNTAAGLNGGRGSADANPGMTGTGGSMAGVPKSLTGTGTTGGTGMANPEHYAGNGGNGIFSGSNYVDGTRMRRDIDESMGRGSIGMRSTTPDSSGSNIISGTDVSRGVKDKIAVLVKQNNRSITNVYVSANPDFVERANVYAEQFRAGHPLRGFANELRTMVERIFPTRSGQ; encoded by the coding sequence TTGTTGCGATCAAAGATCAGCATGTCAGTCTCCGCTGCGCTGCTGCTGGGCATGGTCAGCATTGCCGGCTGCGGTACAAGCAGTACGCCAAACGGCAATCAGGTTGAAACCAAAAATGTCCGGGGCGAAGAGAGCGGCCGGATTCATGTAAATTCCGCGCAGGATAATAACTTTAGCAGCATGAAGATGAGCCAGGGGCTTGCGGACCGGATTGCTGCCATGCCTGAGGTGCGTACTGCCAATGTCATGCTCGTAGGCAAAAATGCTTATGTGGCCGTGCAGCTGGTTCACGCTCAGGGCGGAGTACAGGCCAATAACAATTCCATTCGTTCTAAAAGCCTGGGAGGTGAAAATTTTACCGCTGACGGGATGACCGGCTCCGGAAGGCCGATGCAGGGCATGGATACCGGGAATATGAACGGCACCGGAAGCGCGGCTGCCGGAGATACGGGCAATACGGCAGCAGGATTGAACGGGGGACGCGGGTCAGCTGATGCCAATCCGGGCATGACCGGAACAGGAGGCTCCATGGCTGGTGTTCCCAAAAGCCTGACCGGAACCGGAACGACAGGGGGCACGGGAATGGCCAATCCGGAACATTATGCCGGTAACGGCGGAAACGGAATTTTCTCCGGAAGCAATTATGTGGACGGCACCCGGATGAGACGTGATATCGATGAGAGCATGGGCAGGGGGAGTATCGGCATGCGCAGCACGACTCCGGACAGCAGCGGCAGCAATATCATCAGCGGTACGGATGTATCCAGAGGGGTAAAGGACAAAATTGCAGTCCTGGTTAAGCAAAATAACCGCAGCATTACGAATGTCTACGTGTCAGCAAATCCCGATTTTGTTGAACGGGCCAACGTATATGCTGAACAATTCCGGGCAGGACATCCGCTCAGGGGGTTTGCAAATGAACTGCGTACCATGGTGGAGCGTATCTTCCCGACGCGAAGCGGACAATAA
- a CDS encoding glycosyltransferase family 4 protein, which produces MKVLFTFYVPSGGVETLNKLRCESLQRSGIESHALYLMPGSGNLNTPGFPVFITSLDEEIKALIDRERYDAIIVTSDYLMLERLRRLGYGGILIYESQGLGQRRDAENLILDAIPYLRAHCNAVLMPPTSHMLELFITICPWLHRYVIPNIVDVNSFRLIPGEPPRDPVIAWVGRLESNKNWSEYLKIAARLRLRKPDLHLWMFHDPDLAAEEEKLKFNDELYALGLNDRLNVFTNIPNHVMPVYYSSIAGSGGFLLSSSITEGFGYAVAEAVCCTCPVLSTDSDGVKSFIVHNLSGKFYPLGDVQAAVNEALELMDNIPLRNLIREQGRELMVSRFGSDSYAHSFRQMMNSFSIF; this is translated from the coding sequence ATGAAGGTTTTATTCACGTTTTATGTACCCAGTGGCGGGGTGGAGACGCTGAACAAGCTGCGGTGTGAAAGCCTGCAGCGCTCCGGAATCGAAAGTCATGCCCTGTATCTCATGCCGGGATCGGGAAACCTGAATACACCGGGTTTTCCGGTGTTTATCACTTCCCTGGATGAAGAGATCAAGGCACTGATAGATCGGGAACGTTATGATGCCATCATTGTTACATCGGATTACTTGATGCTGGAACGTCTGCGCAGATTGGGGTACGGCGGCATTCTGATCTATGAGTCCCAGGGGCTGGGCCAGCGCCGGGATGCGGAGAATCTGATTCTCGATGCCATTCCTTATTTGCGTGCCCATTGCAATGCTGTATTAATGCCGCCGACCTCCCATATGCTGGAGCTGTTTATAACCATCTGCCCCTGGCTTCACCGCTATGTCATCCCCAATATTGTAGATGTGAATTCCTTCCGGCTGATTCCCGGAGAGCCCCCGCGTGACCCGGTTATCGCCTGGGTGGGGCGTCTGGAGAGCAACAAAAACTGGAGCGAATATCTCAAAATCGCCGCCCGGCTCCGTCTCAGGAAACCTGATCTGCATCTGTGGATGTTCCACGATCCGGATCTTGCTGCAGAGGAGGAGAAGCTTAAATTTAACGATGAGCTGTACGCCCTCGGGCTGAATGACCGGCTGAACGTATTTACGAACATCCCCAACCATGTCATGCCGGTCTACTATTCTTCTATCGCGGGATCAGGCGGGTTTCTGCTGTCCTCCTCCATTACAGAGGGATTCGGATATGCGGTTGCCGAAGCGGTCTGCTGTACCTGTCCGGTACTCAGCACCGATTCAGACGGTGTCAAGTCGTTTATTGTCCATAATCTGTCCGGCAAATTCTATCCGCTTGGAGACGTGCAGGCAGCCGTTAACGAAGCCCTGGAGCTGATGGATAATATCCCGCTGCGCAACCTTATCCGTGAGCAGGGCAGGGAGCTGATGGTATCCCGGTTTGGTTCCGATAGCTATGCCCACTCCTTCCGCCAGATGATGAACTCTTTTTCTATATTCTGA
- a CDS encoding MurR/RpiR family transcriptional regulator encodes MSPILHALEHDKNKLSQMEQRLAERILASPADIIHMGITELAEQCGVSPATVTRFCKVLHFRGFPDFKVKLAAEIAHSDASPQDGGTSYQDIVAGNPLSVIVEAMQNNHLASIRDTTSLLDLEQLQAAVHLLCRARRVDLYGMATSSIVAQDFYQKLVRIGVNCTAFADSHMQITSASSLSKDDVAFAVSYSGETPETIDALSCAAASGAATISLTSYGSSSLASLADIPLFSSSLEQGMRRGDMASRIAQLHIIDILFTGMVSTRFGDFIPKLEQSYLNVQHYRHKRGGQS; translated from the coding sequence ATGTCCCCCATTCTGCATGCCCTGGAGCACGACAAAAACAAACTCTCCCAAATGGAGCAGCGGCTGGCCGAGCGAATTCTGGCATCACCGGCAGATATTATCCATATGGGAATCACGGAGCTTGCGGAGCAATGCGGTGTAAGTCCGGCTACGGTTACACGTTTTTGCAAAGTGCTGCATTTCAGGGGCTTTCCTGATTTCAAGGTTAAGCTCGCCGCTGAAATTGCCCACAGCGATGCCTCACCCCAGGATGGCGGCACATCGTATCAGGACATCGTCGCCGGCAATCCGCTGTCTGTAATTGTGGAGGCGATGCAGAACAACCATTTGGCCTCCATCCGCGATACGACTTCACTGCTTGACCTGGAGCAGCTGCAGGCGGCCGTTCATTTACTGTGCCGGGCACGGCGGGTCGACCTCTACGGGATGGCAACCTCTTCCATCGTCGCGCAGGACTTCTACCAGAAGCTCGTCCGCATCGGTGTAAACTGTACGGCTTTTGCCGATTCGCATATGCAGATTACTTCCGCCTCTTCACTGTCGAAGGACGATGTCGCCTTTGCCGTCTCCTACTCCGGAGAAACCCCGGAGACGATCGATGCCCTGAGCTGTGCAGCAGCCAGCGGTGCGGCCACCATTTCACTGACGTCCTATGGAAGCAGTTCACTTGCCTCACTGGCCGATATCCCGCTGTTCTCCTCATCGCTTGAGCAGGGGATGCGCCGCGGGGATATGGCTTCGCGGATTGCGCAGCTGCATATTATTGATATTTTGTTCACCGGAATGGTTAGTACGCGGTTTGGGGATTTTATTCCCAAGCTGGAGCAATCTTATCTGAATGTCCAACATTACCGTCATAAAAGGGGAGGCCAATCGTAA
- the nagB gene encoding glucosamine-6-phosphate deaminase, producing the protein MNILKFRSEEDFAQTGANLIASLLQSNPKAVLGLATGSSPVGVYAKLVEMHRKGIVSFAKASSYNLDEYVGLPEDHPQSYRSFMNQHLFNHIDIDLARTHVPDGNAPDLEAECRAYDRMLDDNGPVDLQILGIGSNGHIGFNEPDASLSSGTHVVDLLEETREANARFFARLADVPRQAVTMGIGGILKARQIVLLVRGEEKAEAVKNALEGPITTQCPASLLQSHPNVVVLLDEGAAKWLK; encoded by the coding sequence ATGAACATTTTAAAATTCCGCAGTGAAGAAGACTTTGCACAGACCGGAGCCAATCTTATTGCCAGTCTGCTGCAGAGCAATCCCAAAGCCGTGCTCGGCCTGGCTACCGGAAGCTCTCCCGTCGGCGTCTATGCCAAGCTCGTGGAAATGCACCGCAAGGGCATCGTCAGCTTCGCCAAAGCCTCTTCTTATAATCTGGATGAATATGTCGGTCTGCCTGAAGATCATCCGCAAAGCTACCGCAGCTTCATGAACCAGCATCTGTTCAATCATATCGATATTGACCTTGCCCGTACCCATGTTCCTGACGGCAACGCGCCGGATCTGGAAGCGGAATGCCGGGCCTATGACCGGATGCTGGATGACAATGGTCCGGTGGATCTGCAGATTCTCGGCATCGGAAGCAACGGCCATATCGGCTTCAATGAACCGGATGCCAGCCTCAGCAGCGGCACGCATGTAGTCGATCTGCTGGAAGAAACGCGTGAAGCCAATGCCCGCTTCTTCGCAAGGCTTGCGGATGTGCCCCGCCAGGCGGTTACCATGGGAATCGGCGGTATCCTCAAAGCCCGGCAGATCGTACTGCTGGTACGCGGCGAGGAAAAGGCCGAAGCGGTTAAAAATGCGCTGGAGGGCCCGATTACGACACAATGCCCGGCATCCCTGCTCCAGAGCCATCCGAACGTTGTCGTGCTGCTGGATGAAGGTGCTGCAAAATGGCTGAAATAA